In a single window of the Xylanimonas protaetiae genome:
- a CDS encoding ABC transporter ATP-binding protein/permease has product MGEARGADLGEGCRQVRAVDQASEALIRLDGVTRRFGQDTVALDRVSLTIAPGETVAIVGRSGSGKSTLLNILGLLDAPDEGTVVVDGQPLTRTDDATRTAWRAAALGFVFQRSHLIGGLSVRENVALGLRYAATWDGDERSLTSRVDAALADVDLGHRADARASTLSGGEMQRAAIARTLVRGARLWLADEPTGNLDTTQSAEIIELLRLRARQHGAALVVVTHEPDIAALLDRVITLSDGRVVSDTGDRTGGARHEKVLASSGVVPERHAALPAGARTSRRIRRQVARTARFVRQGFAAGPGRTRAGMLAAALAVALTVTALGLSQSAATQVTAMFDARRASQVTATFTHDTGTPRWDLDIDSVRAFPGVTAAERWRQWDFIAMSNGEVAATDAQLNAVDATPASGSDARIRWATSADTHLRPGEVVLGKVLAERLGVTQLDLSPEITIAGQRLRVSGILTEARPGTAVGAAFVTPDTVSGLPPSYTTTVFALTEPGAASLLATRIGLLADPFEEHRLTVDPVLGADAYRGQLEASVSVALQVLAVVASLAGLAGVVLVNILSVTSRIPEFGLRRALGSRRGELVGLVVAECGVLGLLGAGLGFAVGFAAIMVVTAVARWQPVFDPKLALIPLAAVLVFSLAAASFPAVIAARTQPADAVRI; this is encoded by the coding sequence ATGGGTGAGGCACGCGGCGCCGACCTCGGCGAGGGTTGCCGCCAGGTACGGGCGGTGGACCAGGCGAGCGAAGCACTGATCCGGCTCGACGGTGTCACACGGCGCTTCGGGCAGGACACGGTCGCGCTGGACCGCGTGAGCCTGACAATCGCCCCTGGTGAGACCGTGGCGATCGTGGGGCGCTCGGGCAGCGGGAAGAGCACTCTGCTCAACATCCTCGGCCTGCTCGACGCCCCGGACGAGGGCACGGTCGTCGTCGACGGGCAGCCGCTGACCCGCACCGACGACGCGACCCGCACCGCGTGGCGGGCGGCGGCGCTCGGGTTCGTCTTCCAGCGCTCGCACCTCATCGGCGGGCTCAGCGTCCGCGAGAACGTCGCACTCGGGCTGCGCTACGCCGCCACCTGGGACGGCGACGAACGATCCCTCACCTCCCGCGTCGACGCCGCACTGGCCGACGTCGACCTCGGCCACCGCGCCGACGCGCGCGCCTCGACCCTGTCCGGTGGGGAGATGCAGCGGGCAGCCATCGCGCGCACGCTGGTGCGCGGAGCCCGGCTGTGGCTGGCCGACGAGCCCACCGGGAACCTCGACACCACGCAGTCCGCCGAGATCATCGAGCTGCTGCGCCTGCGCGCCCGCCAGCACGGCGCAGCGCTCGTCGTCGTCACCCATGAGCCCGACATCGCCGCCCTGCTGGACCGTGTGATCACGCTCAGCGACGGACGGGTGGTGTCGGACACCGGTGACCGCACCGGGGGCGCGCGGCACGAGAAGGTGCTGGCCTCATCGGGCGTCGTCCCCGAGCGCCACGCGGCCCTGCCCGCCGGTGCGAGAACGTCTCGCAGGATCCGTCGGCAGGTCGCCCGCACGGCACGCTTCGTGCGGCAGGGCTTCGCGGCGGGGCCGGGACGGACGCGGGCCGGGATGCTCGCCGCTGCCCTCGCCGTCGCCCTCACGGTGACCGCACTCGGGCTCTCGCAGAGCGCGGCCACCCAGGTCACGGCCATGTTCGACGCTCGCCGCGCCTCGCAGGTGACCGCGACGTTCACCCACGACACCGGCACCCCGCGCTGGGACCTCGACATCGACTCGGTGCGCGCCTTCCCCGGCGTGACGGCAGCCGAGCGGTGGCGGCAATGGGACTTCATCGCGATGAGCAACGGCGAGGTAGCCGCCACCGACGCCCAGCTCAACGCCGTCGACGCGACCCCGGCGTCGGGCTCGGACGCGCGGATCCGCTGGGCCACCTCGGCCGACACGCATCTGCGGCCCGGGGAGGTCGTGCTCGGCAAAGTCCTGGCCGAACGGCTCGGCGTCACACAGCTCGACCTCAGCCCCGAGATCACCATCGCCGGCCAACGGCTGCGCGTGTCCGGGATCCTCACCGAAGCCCGTCCCGGGACCGCCGTCGGCGCCGCCTTCGTCACCCCGGACACCGTCTCCGGGCTGCCACCGTCCTACACCACCACGGTGTTCGCCCTCACCGAGCCCGGCGCCGCCAGCCTGCTCGCCACCCGGATCGGCCTGCTCGCCGACCCCTTCGAAGAGCATCGCCTGACCGTCGACCCCGTACTCGGCGCAGACGCCTACCGCGGCCAGCTCGAAGCATCGGTGTCCGTGGCCCTGCAGGTGCTGGCCGTCGTCGCGTCCCTCGCCGGACTCGCCGGGGTGGTCCTCGTCAACATCTTGTCGGTGACGAGCCGAATCCCGGAGTTCGGGCTACGCCGAGCACTGGGATCCAGGCGCGGCGAACTCGTCGGGCTGGTCGTCGCCGAATGCGGGGTGCTCGGGCTGCTCGGTGCCGGACTCGGGTTCGCGGTCGGGTTCGCCGCCATCATGGTCGTCACCGCCGTCGCCCGCTGGCAGCCGGTCTTCGACCCCAAGTTGGCGCTCATCCCCCTCGCCGCGGTGCTTGTCTTCTCGCTCGCCGCTGCGTCCTTCCCGGCCGTCATCGCCGCCCGCACCCAGCCCGCCGACGCCGTCCGCATCTGA
- a CDS encoding peptidoglycan-binding protein, whose translation MESPDQAAANAQPPAPAPLTAVVRAGYLHGAVTIAVTVEPQQVRSQVAPAALTGVVTAQVVAPGDVLRPGAPVLRVDGRPLFVLPGDFPLYRDIEPGDQGDDVAALQEGLRAAGFFAGRTDGSYGPRTQAAVKAMYQAAGYEVPRATVEVPVPPAADPQAGAAAGGGDAAEAEGVPADAVPADVPDPAGTRTVPGGPRVLRSEVLMVGGLPATVRSLAAVGSQLAEGAAVFDVTVGDLVLATTVPGASAGVLAVGAEAVFAGDEGDARASVTAIDHDAETGDARIVLTVSEGVISAGITYTVTIENPAGEDEAGLLVPVTAVVSRGGVSSVYVADGDSFREVAVTVAGQQGGVAAVEALDPDAGLVAGASVRIGPEAAGAPADTADATDG comes from the coding sequence TTGGAGTCGCCTGATCAGGCGGCGGCGAACGCTCAGCCGCCTGCCCCGGCCCCGCTGACTGCCGTCGTGCGGGCCGGGTACTTGCACGGCGCGGTCACGATCGCGGTGACGGTGGAGCCGCAGCAGGTGCGTTCGCAGGTGGCGCCTGCGGCGCTCACGGGAGTGGTCACCGCCCAGGTGGTCGCCCCTGGTGATGTGCTGCGGCCCGGTGCTCCTGTACTGCGGGTGGATGGTCGGCCGTTGTTCGTGCTGCCGGGCGACTTCCCGTTGTACCGCGACATCGAGCCGGGTGATCAAGGCGATGATGTCGCCGCGTTGCAGGAAGGGCTGCGTGCTGCCGGGTTCTTCGCGGGGCGCACCGACGGGAGTTACGGGCCGCGGACGCAGGCGGCGGTCAAGGCGATGTACCAGGCTGCGGGGTACGAGGTGCCGCGGGCCACTGTGGAGGTCCCCGTCCCGCCCGCCGCTGACCCTCAAGCCGGCGCTGCGGCGGGCGGCGGCGACGCCGCGGAGGCCGAGGGCGTTCCGGCTGACGCCGTCCCGGCCGACGTCCCGGACCCGGCCGGGACGCGCACGGTGCCGGGCGGGCCGCGGGTGCTGCGCTCTGAGGTGCTCATGGTTGGCGGGCTGCCCGCGACGGTGCGGTCGTTGGCCGCTGTGGGCTCACAGCTGGCTGAAGGTGCCGCGGTCTTCGACGTCACCGTCGGGGACCTTGTCCTTGCCACGACCGTGCCGGGGGCGTCGGCTGGTGTGCTCGCTGTCGGTGCCGAGGCCGTGTTCGCCGGCGACGAGGGGGATGCCAGGGCGAGTGTCACGGCTATCGACCACGACGCGGAGACTGGTGATGCGCGCATCGTGCTGACCGTGTCCGAGGGCGTCATCAGTGCGGGCATCACCTACACGGTGACCATCGAGAACCCCGCAGGTGAGGATGAGGCCGGGTTGCTCGTGCCTGTGACCGCCGTCGTCTCGCGCGGCGGGGTGTCCAGCGTGTACGTCGCCGACGGGGACTCGTTCCGGGAGGTGGCCGTGACGGTCGCGGGGCAACAGGGCGGGGTGGCCGCGGTGGAGGCGCTCGACCCGGATGCCGGGCTGGTAGCGGGGGCGAGCGTGCGGATCGGCCCGGAAGCCGCAGGTGCTCCCGCGGACACGGCGGACGCCACCGATGGGTGA
- a CDS encoding peptidase inhibitor family I36 protein has protein sequence MSTIKRPLLRTTVAACIAAAGVVLSTAPAQAAYTDCASGYACMWQSTSYSGSPNSSFSMEVKLSTSRNKINSIVNNGTKKMAYFYDNLDYSGAVVFLGNPVIGGQWRDPNLSNGTDATPIAFANRIESARFQ, from the coding sequence ATGAGCACCATCAAGAGACCGCTGCTCCGCACGACCGTGGCGGCTTGCATCGCAGCCGCCGGAGTCGTGCTGAGCACCGCGCCGGCACAGGCGGCGTACACCGACTGCGCCAGCGGGTACGCGTGCATGTGGCAGTCGACGAGCTACTCCGGAAGCCCCAACTCGTCGTTCTCGATGGAAGTCAAACTCTCCACCTCCCGCAACAAGATCAACTCCATCGTCAACAACGGCACCAAGAAGATGGCGTACTTCTACGACAACTTGGACTACAGCGGAGCCGTCGTCTTCCTGGGCAACCCGGTGATCGGGGGCCAGTGGCGGGATCCGAACCTCTCGAACGGGACGGACGCGACCCCGATCGCGTTCGCCAACCGGATCGAGTCTGCCCGGTTCCAGTAG
- a CDS encoding RNA polymerase sigma factor, with the protein MYSCLHGYVLRQVGPNDVDDVVSEALTVAWRRWGDRPPTGDRCRAWVFGIAHKKVLELYRARDRDRCVVDAVAAQPPGASAAVDDVVATDRVQRWLGELPVHERASVYLVAICGFTLAEVGMILGHPTSTISARVTRALRRMRPLADTEMASGDTEMALVNTQMEGSGRGLGR; encoded by the coding sequence GTGTACTCCTGTCTTCACGGGTACGTGCTGCGCCAGGTCGGCCCGAACGATGTCGACGACGTCGTCTCTGAGGCACTCACGGTGGCGTGGCGTCGCTGGGGCGACCGCCCGCCAACGGGGGACCGGTGCCGGGCGTGGGTGTTCGGGATCGCCCACAAGAAGGTCCTCGAGTTGTACCGCGCCCGCGACCGGGACCGGTGCGTCGTGGATGCCGTCGCGGCCCAGCCGCCTGGCGCGTCTGCGGCCGTCGACGACGTCGTGGCCACGGACCGGGTGCAGCGCTGGCTCGGCGAGTTGCCAGTGCATGAACGGGCGTCGGTGTACCTGGTGGCGATCTGCGGGTTCACCCTCGCCGAGGTGGGGATGATCCTGGGGCACCCGACCTCGACGATCAGTGCGCGGGTCACCCGCGCGCTGCGGCGGATGCGCCCGCTCGCCGACACCGAGATGGCATCCGGCGACACCGAGATGGCGCTGGTCAACACGCAGATGGAAGGGAGCGGTCGTGGCCTCGGACGATGA
- a CDS encoding peptidase inhibitor family I36 protein translates to MLRSMRRPPIRLPRLAAALLVLCTLSFGLASPAAASAPEVMPLSSASCAAGRFCLWSGSMYAGTFYGTTGNQNVTGLSSAKSVWNRSGRAVRVFSGAAGTGTSQCFAAGVQSASVSVPAGSVRFLTTTSC, encoded by the coding sequence ATGCTCCGTTCGATGCGCCGTCCGCCCATCCGCCTTCCTCGACTCGCCGCAGCCCTGCTTGTTCTGTGCACGCTGTCGTTCGGTCTTGCCTCCCCTGCGGCGGCATCTGCGCCGGAAGTGATGCCCTTGAGTTCGGCTTCGTGTGCTGCCGGTCGCTTCTGCCTGTGGTCGGGCAGCATGTATGCCGGTACGTTCTACGGCACGACTGGCAACCAGAACGTGACTGGATTGTCGAGCGCAAAGTCGGTGTGGAACCGGTCTGGGCGAGCCGTCCGCGTGTTCTCGGGTGCTGCGGGCACCGGCACGTCCCAGTGCTTCGCGGCCGGGGTGCAGTCTGCGTCGGTGTCGGTGCCCGCCGGATCGGTGCGGTTCTTGACCACGACGTCGTGCTAG
- a CDS encoding TerD family protein, with amino-acid sequence MSVSLTKGGNISLEKVAPGMTHACVGLGWDPRTTDGAPFDLDASAVLLGVDGKAVSAQIHRSAAVRVGLSCAREPRVWPLICENGYLWHGLVRGEALSPCG; translated from the coding sequence ATGAGTGTCAGCCTCACCAAGGGCGGCAACATCTCCCTCGAGAAGGTCGCACCCGGGATGACCCACGCCTGCGTCGGACTGGGCTGGGACCCTCGCACCACGGACGGCGCGCCGTTCGACCTCGACGCCTCAGCGGTGCTGCTCGGCGTCGATGGCAAGGCCGTCTCAGCCCAAATCCACCGCTCGGCGGCTGTCCGGGTGGGTCTGTCTTGTGCCCGAGAGCCGCGGGTGTGGCCGCTGATCTGCGAAAATGGGTACCTCTGGCATGGACTGGTCCGCGGTGAAGCCCTGTCACCTTGTGGGTGA
- a CDS encoding TerD family protein: MTPALARGANVALTRELPDLRQVVVGISWDPRTDPALADNVRLAAVLCGPGGTARGDDDLVFFNQLVSADLSVAVTDDAGPGDIEQIEVDLRLVPGGIERAAFVLYLNEGSPKRRTLTQLRSCVVRVLDGETGSTIVRSVDLVNELTTETAVILGELYRHRDDWKFRVVGQGHADGMTGLARQFGLPA; encoded by the coding sequence GTGACCCCGGCGCTGGCACGCGGCGCGAACGTCGCGCTCACCCGGGAACTGCCTGATCTGCGGCAGGTCGTCGTCGGCATCTCCTGGGACCCTCGCACCGACCCCGCGCTCGCCGACAACGTGCGTCTGGCAGCCGTGCTGTGCGGTCCTGGCGGGACGGCTCGCGGCGACGACGACCTCGTGTTCTTCAACCAGCTCGTCTCCGCCGACCTGTCCGTGGCGGTCACCGACGACGCCGGACCGGGCGACATCGAGCAGATCGAGGTCGACCTGCGGCTCGTTCCGGGGGGCATCGAGCGTGCCGCGTTCGTGCTCTACCTCAACGAGGGCAGCCCCAAGCGCCGCACGCTCACCCAGCTGCGGTCCTGCGTCGTCCGCGTGCTCGACGGGGAAACCGGCTCGACCATCGTGCGTTCAGTCGACCTCGTCAACGAGCTCACGACCGAGACCGCCGTGATCCTCGGCGAGCTGTACCGGCACCGCGACGACTGGAAGTTCCGCGTCGTGGGGCAGGGTCATGCCGACGGCATGACGGGTCTGGCGCGCCAGTTCGGGCTGCCGGCATGA
- a CDS encoding toxic anion resistance protein has translation MSTPTTTPAPTLILEAPAAAPRVTDAQAVATIAAQNPELAAQQSESERKAAVLVTEIAALDPQSPAFAQKVTAISSLGDGDIRSSALASNRMLERPAAQASDSSPQGKVGTTLVELRHTVTDLDPNRADLSGVKKVLKFLPGGNKIDRYFSKYQSAQAHLDAIIRSLASGQDELRKDNAAIEVERSRMWETMKKLGEVKVDLEALDAAVSDKIAQLEYAGDTQTAEALRSDVLFAVRQRTQDVMTQMAVSVQGYLAMDLVRKNNLELIRGVDRAQNTTIAALRTAVIVSQALGQQKLVLDQVNALNSTTSNLIEATSMQLRQQGAAIQQQAAQSTLEISKLQAAFDNVFATMDAIDEFRSQATESMAATISTLEQQVARAKPYVERAQRSIAG, from the coding sequence ATGTCGACACCAACCACCACTCCGGCGCCGACCCTCATCCTTGAGGCCCCGGCGGCGGCACCTCGTGTCACGGACGCGCAGGCGGTCGCCACGATTGCTGCACAGAACCCGGAGCTCGCCGCGCAGCAGTCGGAGTCCGAGCGCAAGGCCGCCGTCCTCGTGACGGAGATCGCAGCGCTCGACCCGCAGTCGCCGGCTTTCGCCCAGAAGGTCACGGCGATCAGCTCGCTCGGCGACGGCGACATCCGCAGCTCCGCGCTGGCCTCCAACCGCATGCTCGAACGGCCGGCCGCGCAGGCGAGCGACTCCAGCCCGCAGGGCAAGGTGGGCACCACGCTCGTCGAACTGCGGCACACAGTGACCGACCTCGACCCGAACCGGGCCGACCTCTCCGGCGTCAAGAAGGTCCTCAAGTTCCTCCCGGGCGGCAACAAGATCGACCGCTACTTCTCCAAGTACCAGTCGGCTCAGGCGCACCTCGACGCGATCATCCGCTCGCTGGCCTCCGGCCAGGACGAGCTGCGAAAGGACAACGCGGCCATCGAGGTCGAACGCTCCCGCATGTGGGAGACCATGAAGAAGCTCGGCGAGGTCAAGGTGGACCTCGAGGCGCTCGACGCTGCGGTGAGCGACAAGATCGCGCAGCTCGAGTACGCGGGTGACACGCAGACTGCGGAGGCGCTGCGCTCGGACGTCCTGTTCGCCGTCCGCCAGCGCACCCAGGACGTCATGACCCAGATGGCCGTCTCCGTCCAGGGCTACCTGGCGATGGACCTTGTCCGCAAGAACAACCTCGAGCTGATCCGTGGCGTCGACCGCGCGCAGAACACGACGATCGCCGCCCTGCGCACGGCCGTCATCGTCTCGCAGGCCCTGGGCCAGCAGAAGCTCGTCCTCGACCAGGTCAACGCCCTCAACTCCACGACGAGCAACCTCATCGAGGCGACGTCGATGCAGCTGCGCCAGCAGGGTGCGGCCATCCAGCAGCAGGCGGCGCAGAGCACGCTCGAGATCAGCAAGCTGCAAGCCGCGTTCGACAACGTCTTCGCGACGATGGACGCCATCGACGAGTTCCGCTCGCAGGCGACCGAGTCGATGGCGGCGACAATCTCCACGCTCGAGCAGCAGGTGGCCCGCGCCAAGCCCTACGTGGAGCGGGCCCAGCGCTCTATCGCCGGATGA
- a CDS encoding GmrSD restriction endonuclease domain-containing protein: protein MTTSTNVRYRPAFWVGIVGLVLITLLGLTDGWASALALACVYLALSAGWGVLTTRTWWGRLRRRRASVLLVVTMVFAGASSALASDGEAAGAQPSTTPIAASSTLSATGTSPTPTASRTPMHTSSPSPSVDPEGAERGTALAAVAMLTFKGRAPMTGYEREEFGPAWTDVDHNGCDTRNDILKRDLVDESFKAGTQGCVVLAGTFADPYSGETIEFERGEKSSLVQIDHVVALADAWQKGAQQWDATKREAFANDPLNLLASDGSLNQSKGAGDAATWLPPNKAFRCRYVARQVAVKAHYGLWVTTAERDAMIRVLSGCPDEPLPDGVKVSTTSSSGSSSGSGTIAAPPVTVPDHNSSTEPEAPVYYANCSDVRAAGAAPLYSGDPGYRLAMDRDKDGIACE, encoded by the coding sequence ATGACCACTTCCACCAACGTGCGCTATCGTCCCGCCTTCTGGGTGGGCATCGTCGGCCTCGTGCTTATTACCCTCCTCGGGCTCACCGACGGGTGGGCGAGCGCGCTGGCCCTCGCCTGCGTTTACCTGGCGCTGAGCGCCGGCTGGGGAGTGCTCACCACCCGTACCTGGTGGGGCCGCTTGCGTCGCCGCCGCGCGTCCGTTCTGCTGGTGGTCACGATGGTCTTCGCGGGCGCCTCGAGTGCATTGGCGTCCGACGGCGAGGCGGCGGGTGCGCAGCCGTCCACGACGCCCATCGCGGCGTCGTCGACGCTGTCCGCCACGGGGACGAGCCCGACTCCGACGGCCTCCCGGACGCCGATGCACACGTCCAGCCCGTCGCCGTCCGTCGACCCCGAGGGCGCCGAGAGGGGTACCGCGCTGGCTGCCGTCGCGATGCTGACCTTCAAAGGCCGCGCACCAATGACAGGGTACGAGCGCGAGGAGTTCGGCCCGGCCTGGACCGACGTCGACCACAATGGCTGCGACACTCGGAACGACATCCTCAAGCGCGACCTGGTCGACGAGTCTTTCAAGGCGGGGACCCAGGGCTGCGTAGTGTTGGCCGGCACGTTCGCCGATCCGTACTCGGGCGAGACCATCGAGTTCGAGCGAGGCGAGAAGAGCTCGCTCGTCCAGATCGACCACGTCGTCGCCCTTGCGGACGCTTGGCAGAAGGGCGCCCAGCAGTGGGATGCCACCAAACGCGAGGCGTTCGCTAACGACCCCCTCAACCTCCTTGCCTCGGACGGGTCGCTCAACCAGTCCAAGGGCGCCGGTGACGCCGCCACGTGGCTGCCGCCAAACAAGGCGTTCCGGTGCAGGTACGTCGCCCGCCAGGTCGCGGTCAAGGCCCACTACGGCCTGTGGGTGACGACGGCGGAGCGTGACGCCATGATCCGCGTGCTGTCCGGGTGCCCGGACGAACCGCTGCCCGACGGAGTTAAGGTCTCGACGACGTCGTCCTCCGGTTCGTCGTCCGGCTCGGGCACGATCGCTGCTCCGCCGGTCACCGTTCCGGACCACAACTCGTCCACCGAGCCCGAGGCGCCCGTCTACTACGCGAACTGCAGCGACGTTCGTGCCGCCGGTGCAGCCCCCCTATACTCAGGCGACCCTGGGTACCGCTTGGCGATGGACCGCGACAAGGACGGCATCGCCTGCGAGTAA
- a CDS encoding galactokinase: MTDIEQLVPWTSQEGSRRVRALFLRCFGDHLAASTTAGVWSAPGRVNVTGEHTDYNAGLCLPVVLPHRTFVALRRRDDDLVRVVSAQTDAPWSGRLDEVGPGRVSGWGAYVAGVVWALRAAGFPVGGFDAAVDSCVPFGASLSSSAALECAVAVALDDVFDLGLAGSRPRRVVLVDACVRAENEIAGAATGGLDQSASLLCQAGEALLLDFRPGLAPEERATPVLFDLASAGPSLLVIDTRAPHRLVDGQYASRRRACEDAAALLGVPSLRSVAPGDLEDALAQLAPHDEDGVLRHREQMTDLGGPCRTLCLGATPPP, encoded by the coding sequence ATGACCGACATCGAGCAGCTCGTCCCCTGGACCTCGCAGGAGGGTTCGCGCCGTGTGCGCGCCCTGTTCCTGCGCTGCTTCGGCGACCACCTCGCCGCCTCGACGACGGCCGGCGTGTGGTCCGCGCCGGGCCGCGTCAACGTGACCGGCGAGCACACGGACTACAACGCCGGGCTGTGCCTTCCCGTCGTGCTGCCCCACCGGACGTTCGTCGCTCTGCGGCGTCGCGACGACGACCTCGTGCGAGTGGTCTCGGCGCAGACCGACGCGCCGTGGAGCGGACGCCTGGACGAGGTCGGCCCGGGTCGCGTCTCCGGCTGGGGCGCCTACGTCGCCGGGGTGGTCTGGGCGCTGCGCGCCGCCGGCTTCCCCGTCGGCGGCTTCGACGCCGCGGTCGACTCGTGCGTCCCGTTCGGTGCCTCGCTCTCGAGCTCGGCCGCTCTCGAGTGCGCCGTGGCGGTGGCCCTCGACGACGTCTTCGACCTGGGGCTCGCCGGCAGCCGTCCCAGGCGGGTCGTGCTCGTCGACGCCTGCGTCCGGGCCGAGAACGAGATCGCCGGCGCCGCGACGGGTGGGCTCGACCAGTCGGCCTCCCTGCTCTGCCAGGCGGGCGAGGCGCTGCTGCTCGACTTCCGTCCGGGGCTCGCGCCCGAGGAGCGCGCGACGCCCGTCCTGTTCGACCTCGCCTCGGCCGGTCCCTCGCTGCTGGTGATCGACACGCGCGCACCGCACCGGCTGGTGGACGGGCAGTACGCGTCCCGGCGCAGGGCGTGCGAGGACGCCGCAGCCTTGCTCGGCGTGCCGTCGCTGCGCTCGGTCGCGCCGGGTGACCTGGAGGACGCGCTCGCGCAGCTCGCTCCCCACGACGAGGACGGCGTGCTCCGGCACCGTGAGCAGATGACCGACCTCGGCGGCCCCTGCCGCACCCTCTGTCTAGGCGCGACGCCACCGCCTTGA
- a CDS encoding NPCBM/NEW2 domain-containing protein codes for MLVSAGQSVRVRVTLHDDGTTPVRRPSLALALPEGWRSTVDTGPRMITPGTAATVDATVTVGADATTGPVLVSAEASFVPTGSRDVVTVPGAPSVLTVAPAPPTGAGVALSHEPWVSATSGWMQPAVDESVGGGNPLQVAGTVHATGLGVASPSAVRYHLGGVCTRLTGAVGIDDVVGSVGPDGGTSTFDVVGDGRTLWSSGVVTRGAASPFDLDVTGVRDLRLVVGDAGDGGYNDRADWLSLTTDCA; via the coding sequence GTGCTGGTCTCGGCCGGCCAGTCCGTGCGGGTGCGCGTGACGCTCCACGACGACGGCACGACGCCGGTCCGCAGGCCGTCCCTCGCGCTCGCCCTTCCCGAGGGCTGGCGCTCGACCGTGGACACCGGCCCGCGGATGATCACGCCCGGCACGGCCGCCACGGTCGACGCCACGGTGACGGTCGGCGCCGATGCCACGACCGGCCCGGTGCTCGTCTCCGCCGAGGCATCGTTCGTGCCCACGGGATCGCGCGACGTCGTGACCGTGCCGGGTGCGCCGTCGGTCCTCACGGTGGCGCCGGCACCGCCCACCGGCGCAGGCGTGGCGCTCTCGCACGAGCCGTGGGTCTCGGCGACCTCGGGCTGGATGCAGCCGGCGGTCGACGAGAGCGTCGGCGGCGGCAACCCGCTCCAGGTCGCCGGCACCGTCCACGCCACGGGCCTCGGCGTCGCCAGCCCGTCGGCCGTGCGGTACCACCTGGGCGGCGTCTGCACGCGCCTGACCGGTGCCGTCGGCATCGACGACGTCGTCGGCTCGGTCGGCCCCGACGGCGGCACCTCGACGTTCGACGTCGTGGGCGACGGCCGCACGCTGTGGTCCAGCGGCGTCGTGACGCGGGGAGCGGCCTCGCCGTTCGACCTGGACGTCACCGGCGTCCGCGACCTACGGCTCGTCGTCGGCGACGCGGGCGACGGAGGCTACAACGACCGCGCCGACTGGCTGTCGCTGACCACCGACTGCGCCTGA
- a CDS encoding glycoside hydrolase family 27 protein encodes MRTHHRWEAVTASLLTAGALTLSAGAAHAAPVRGTTDGAAVSSSPSPTPYQGWNTYFGLGGDFDQDEVLDVADYLVSSGLADAGYDIVWLDGGWQADVSRGDDGLLQGDPARFPGGMKALADAIHAKGLRAGIYTDAGPYIPGTCGLGSYGSYQTDADTFAAWGYDAVKVDFLCGITADLDPKTVFTAFSTALRNNSSHRPMIVNLCNPVTSPDWGDYPESQQSTSTWSYASDIAESWRTYTDVGFVGDIKIKDAFRNFDANARHPEVAGPGHFSDPDYLGPGLGMTDEQFRTQMTLWAIAAAPLVIGSDPRTLSDEALAILTDDDVLAVDQDPLGVQGTRVGDAATTEAWAKPLADGSVAVALVNRGDSAAEVSTTAAELGLTGDRFTVLDT; translated from the coding sequence ATGAGAACGCACCACCGCTGGGAGGCGGTCACCGCCTCTCTCCTGACCGCCGGAGCGCTGACGCTCTCGGCAGGTGCCGCGCACGCGGCCCCGGTCCGCGGCACCACCGACGGTGCCGCCGTGAGCAGCAGTCCCAGCCCCACCCCCTACCAGGGCTGGAACACGTACTTCGGCCTCGGCGGCGACTTCGACCAGGACGAGGTGCTCGACGTCGCCGACTACCTGGTCTCGTCCGGCCTCGCCGACGCCGGGTACGACATCGTGTGGCTCGACGGCGGCTGGCAGGCCGACGTCTCGCGCGGCGACGACGGGCTGCTCCAGGGCGATCCCGCCCGCTTCCCCGGCGGCATGAAGGCGCTCGCCGACGCCATCCACGCCAAGGGCCTGCGCGCCGGCATCTACACCGACGCGGGCCCCTACATCCCCGGGACGTGCGGCCTGGGCAGCTACGGCAGCTACCAGACGGACGCCGACACGTTCGCCGCCTGGGGCTACGACGCCGTCAAGGTCGACTTCCTGTGCGGCATCACCGCAGACCTCGACCCGAAGACCGTCTTCACCGCGTTCTCCACCGCGCTGCGGAACAACTCGTCGCACCGGCCGATGATCGTCAACCTCTGCAACCCGGTGACCTCGCCCGACTGGGGCGACTACCCCGAGTCGCAGCAGTCGACGAGCACGTGGTCGTACGCCTCCGACATCGCCGAGTCGTGGCGCACCTACACCGACGTCGGCTTCGTCGGCGATATCAAGATCAAGGACGCCTTCCGCAACTTCGACGCCAACGCCCGCCACCCCGAGGTGGCCGGCCCCGGCCACTTCTCCGACCCCGACTACCTGGGCCCGGGCCTCGGCATGACGGACGAGCAGTTCCGCACGCAGATGACGCTGTGGGCCATCGCGGCCGCGCCGCTCGTCATCGGCAGCGACCCGCGCACGCTCTCCGACGAGGCGCTCGCGATCCTCACCGACGACGACGTCCTCGCCGTCGACCAGGACCCGCTCGGCGTCCAGGGCACGCGCGTCGGCGACGCCGCGACCACCGAGGCGTGGGCCAAGCCGCTCGCCGACGGCTCCGTCGCCGTCGCCCTGGTCAACCGTGGCGACTCGGCCGCCGAGGTCTCGACGACGGCCGCTGAGCTGGGCCTCACCGGGGACCGCTTCACGGTCCTCGACACGTGA